CTGCTACAGTTGAAATTCAGAAAAGAGAATTTGTTCCTTCTGTATTAGAAGTCTCAGTGGGTACAAAGGTTACATGGATTAACAAGGATTCATTTGGACACACAGTTAATTTTAGGAGTGCGACTGGTTTTACTCAGAATAATGGAATAGTCCCCATTGGTAAAAGTTATAGTGTTGTTTTCAATAAAGCGGGTTCATTTGAATATATTGACGCAGCACTGGCTTTTGTAGGGGTTATTATCGTCACTTAATATTACTAAAAAAAGATTAAACTCTATTCTCTAACCATTCATTCAATCTTTGCTTACTTCAAATACCAAAGAGGCACTAAATCTTCTTGATATTTTTTATGTTTTTTATTTTCTTTATCAGTATATTGAATTTTTGGAGGTTGACCGTTGCAAACACTCATACACATATTATCAATTTCTTTTGGGCTATCAATAAATTCTCGGATCCATCCTTGAAAGAATAAGGTTTTAGGTTCGAATTTACTTTCTTTATTATAATTATAATCTTGTTCAATAAGAAATAATTGTGCTAAATTTGAAATGATCTGTAAAGAATTTAAATAATGATTAAATTTTTCAGTTTTTAAAAGTTTAATCTCTTCATTTGGGTCTGCACCATAATATATATTATCAAAAATGGTAAGTAACTCTCTCTTTAGTTGAGTTTTAGAACGAGTCCTAAGATTTAAATCGATCATTAACCTTAAATGATTAGGTCTAAACTCTCTTTGTTCTTCTTTTAACCATATCTGAAAATTTTTATTAACATCATAAACGTTTTTTAGTTTTTTATTCAATTTCGACGGCCTATAAACATAAATTTCTACTCCTTCACTATCTTTACAAAGAAATACTTTCTCATCAAAACGCAATTTTTTTATTATTTCGAACATATCATTATATTTCATTATAAAATCTAAATAATTGTTACCTATATAAAAATTGCTAAAAACCTTTGATCATTAAACAAATACTCTTGTTCTAGAATGGCAAATAATATAAAGCAGTAAATTCCCTAAAATTATATGCTTAAAGAGTTATATTATGAAAGTGATGGATTAAAACTTCTTAAAGGAAATTGCCTTAATCTTCTCAAAAAAATTAATAAAGAATCAGTCACAACTATATTTGCTGACCCCCCATATAATTTATCTAATGATGGCATATCATGTCAAAATGGTAAAATGGTTTCTGTTAATAAAGGGACATGGGATAAATCTAAAGGATTTAACGAAGATTATCAATTCACATATGATTGGCTAAAACTTTGTAAAGAAGTTTTAGA
The window above is part of the Candidatus Woesearchaeota archaeon genome. Proteins encoded here:
- a CDS encoding cupredoxin domain-containing protein, with translation MKKIILLLILILFAGCSTSEVVKDNELAKQIIMPTATVEIQKREFVPSVLEVSVGTKVTWINKDSFGHTVNFRSATGFTQNNGIVPIGKSYSVVFNKAGSFEYIDAALAFVGVIIVT